The following coding sequences lie in one Spea bombifrons isolate aSpeBom1 chromosome 5, aSpeBom1.2.pri, whole genome shotgun sequence genomic window:
- the LOC128497462 gene encoding cytochrome c1, heme protein, mitochondrial — MAAACLVLRRSLRAGLLQGGRGSWPAAPQANMSFSSLSRGRKAALSTLGVLVAGGAGLAFALHNSVKASELELHPPSYPWSHGGMLSSLDHASVRRGYEVYKQVCAACHSMEYLAFRNLVGVTHTEAEAKALAEEYEILDGPDENGEMFTRPGKLSDHFPKPYPNPEAARAANNGALPPDLSYIVNARHGGEDYVFSLLTGYCDPPAGVTMREGLYYNPYFPGQAIGMAPPIYNEILEFGDGTPATMSQVGKDVCTFLRWAAEPEHDHRKLMGLKVIMITSILIPVLYYMKRHRWSVLKSRKIAYRPPQ, encoded by the exons ATGGCGGCGGCGTGTCTGGTGCTTCGGAGGTCGCTGAGGGCTGGTTTGCTACAGGGAGGCCGGGGGTCCTGGCCGGCCGCTCCTCAG GCAAACATGTCGTTTTCCTCGCTGTCCCGCGGCAGGAAGGCGGCTCTCTCCACGCTCGGCGTTCTCGTCGCTGGCGGCGCCGGATTAGCCTTCGCACTCCATAACTCCGTTAAAGCAAGCGAGCTGGAGCTGCACCCTCCAAGCTACCCCTGGAGCCACGGCGGAATGCTCTCCTCCCTGGACCACGCCAG CGTCCGTCGGGGTTACGAGGTGTACAAGCAGGTGTGTGCCGCCTGTCACAGCATGGAGTACCTGGCCTTCCGGAACCTGGTGGGAGTAACGCACACGGAGGCCGAGGCCAAGGCGCTGGCGGAGGAG TACGAGATCCTGGACGGGCCGGATGAGAACGGGGAGATGTTCACCCGTCCTGGGAAGTTATCGGATCATTTTCCCAAGCCGTACCCCAACCCCGAGGCAGCGAGGGCCGCCAACAACGGAGCCCTGCCCCCCGACCTCAGCTACATCGTCAACGCCAG ACACGGCGGGGAGGATTACGTCTTCTCCCTTCTGACTGGATACTGCGACCCGCCGGCCGGGGTAACAATGAGGGAAGGCCTTTACTACAACCCCTACTTCCCCGGCCAGGCCATCGGGATGGCGCCACCGATTTACAACGAGATCCTGGAGTTCGGTGACG GAACGCCGGCCACCATGTCCCAGGTCGGTAAAGATGTCTGCACCTTCCTCCGCTGGGCGGCTGAGCCGGAGCACGATCACCGCAAGCTCATGGGCCTGAAA GTGATTATGATCACGTCCATCCTCATCCCCGTATTGTATTACATGAAGCGGCACCGCTGGAGCGTACTCAAGTCTAGGAAGATCGCCTACAGACCCCCCCAATAA